In Arthrobacter sp. CJ23, the genomic window ACTGTTTTCCACCAGACCTGCCAAGTCAGTGCGCCGTAGATGCACGCTTTCCACGGCGACGGCCGACAAAAGGAGGTCTTCAACCAAGGCACGGAGCCGCTCCGCATTGCGCTCCGCGACTTCCAAGTCTCTCCTCGTTTCCGGTTGGAGATCTTGGGATCCGCGTAGCACGAGATCGATGTTTCCCAAGATCGATGTCAGTGGCGAACCGAATTCGTGTGAAACGTTGGCAACGAGTTCGTCCTTGGCCGCAAGGGCATCGACAACATCCGTCACGTCTTTGAAAACGATGACGGCACCGCCGAACCCGTCGTCGAACTCGTTTTTCATGCCACGTGCGGCGGTAGAGATGGCCCGCTGTCCGGTGCCGGCGCCGAACCAGACGAGATAGTCGGAGAAGGTGTCTCCTTCAACAGCCCTTCGAATAGGGCCCTTTTCAGGTGAGAGCGGTGTTCGCCGATCCTGGCCGAAAACCAGCCTGTCTTGTTCCGCGAGCCCCGGCCGGCCTTCCGCCGGCATTGCCATCTGCAGGAATGCCTTTTGTTGGTTGTTGATCAGAACGGTTTCACCCTTCTGATCAACGGCGACAATTCCGACGTCGATCGTGTCCAGGATTGTCTTCAGCAGCGTCTCTCTCTCCCGGCTGGCAGCGAGCAACTGCCGCAGGACGTGGTCCCGCTGTTTTACCCGCCGTTGTTGGAGACGGGCATTGGAACCGGCCAAACGAATGGAAACGGCCACCGCGAACATCATGAGTGGCAAAAGCACCACCGAGGAAATGTCCGATCCGGTGGGATGGGGTAAGTGCGAAACAACGGACGGAAGCGCAATGAGGAAAGGGCCCACAAAGCTGAGGATCAGGCTTGTCTTGGAAAGCAGGCCTGAGGCAGACAACCAGATCACTGGAAAGATGGCTAGTGTGATGAGGCCTGGTATCGCACTGAAGGCGCCGTTTCGCGTGAAACAGAGGGCAACGAGATCCAAAATGGGGATTGCCAGGCTTGCGCTCGGCGCCAAGCGCTCCCAAGGGACCAGCAGGCAGCTCAGGAACAGGATCCCGTGGAGGAGGACGCCGGCGACAAACAACCGGTTCTGCAATAGACCTGGCCAGACAGTAGGGGCCGCGATCACCAGGCCTGCGACGATGAGCGTCAGTGGCAATTCACAGAAAGCCAACCGGGCGCGAGGCGTAAGTTTCCTGAAGAAACGTGCGGCCGTGCGAATAAAAGGCTGCTCACTCAAGCCAGAACCCTTCGTTGGGAGATTCGCGGACGAATTACTGCTCCGGACAATTCCAGTAACAACCGCACGGAGTCACCTATGCCCCTCTGATCGCCGAATGTGGCGAGACCGCAGGACGGCCCTGGACGTTCGGAGCAGCACATGTTCCACATATTAGGTGCTTTATGACGTCAACGCTTGTATCGTGGTTATTTGGGTGAAACTTCCCGCATTGCGCTGGGCTGTGCGGCGGCGTTCACCGACTCGAGGGTGTCATGAGCGAGCCTGGGGTAGCTGTTGTCATTGAGGATGACGAAGACGTCCGGAATTTGGTTGACGCAATCCTCAAGTCGGCCGGTTTTGTGGTGCACTCCGCCGCAACCGGGCGTGAAGGAGTGGAAGTCGTACGACATCAACACGCCGCGGTGGTAACGCTGGACGTCGGACTTCCAGATATGGACGGCCACGAGGTCCTGCGCCAAATTCGGCAATTCAGCGATGCATATGTAGTGATGTTGACGGCCAGGCGCGACGAACCGGAGACGTTGACGGCGTTCCTCACGGGTGCGGACGACTACGTCAAAAAGCCGTTTCTGCCCCGCGAATTGAGGGCCAGGGTCACTGCCATGATGAGGCGCCCCCGGACAGAGGACGGGCTTACTTTGCCCAGGGAGGACCACGGAGGTGTCTCCGCCGCGAGTGAGCCGGCCCGTGGTGATTTGGCCCGTTCGGGGCCGGACAACGGCGTGATCACGCACAACGGCCTAGTCCTGAACTACAAAACACGGACGGTTTTTCTTCTTGGCTCCCCCCTGACATTGACGAGAAGCGAATTCGACCTGCTCTTCGACTTGCTGCGTGTCCACGGGGAGGTGCGGACCAGGGCCGACCTTGTTCGAGCAGCCCGTGGTGATTACTACGACGATAATTCCTATATCAGCGAGGCCGACGAACGGGCCGTGGAGACCCATATAGGTAATCTTCGCCGAAAGCTTCGTGAAGATCCCCAGTCACCCCGTTTCCTCCAGACCGTCCGAGGAGTGGGGTATCGTCTGGCTCCCAGAAGACCGGACTAGGCATTCTGGCCGGGTTTCGACGTCATTCATTCCTGAGTACGTAGCTATCCTTTAGCTCCTGGACCGTGCGGTGGCCGCATTCTGCAACGTCCTTGAGGAGGGGCTGGGCCTCGCGCAAATCACTATTCCGGATGTGTTCTTCCAGTTGCGCTGCAAGGCGCGCAAGGCGAACACCGCCCACCATCGTGGACGAGGTCCTCAGGCTGAGGATCGCGTCGAGGGCTGCGGCCGAGTCCCCGCGTTCTACTGCGGCTGCGAGGATTTCGTATCGAATCCCCCACAGCTTCGCGAAGTCGCCGGCAAAGGTACGTGCAATCAGTGGATTGTCCACTTGGTCTTCCAGGAGCTGGAATTCTGCGAGGTCCAGTATCGGAAGCTTGGCAAGATGGGCGGTGGGCAGCCCGTTGGAATGGTCGGCCGAACCCGTATGGCCGGGGCCCGCCTCCTCGTTGACCTCGCTGAAACCTGAATTGAACATACGTCCATGCTACTTTCCGAATTCCGAAAGAATCCGATCTTATGCCGATCCTGAGGAAATCTTAACCTTTCTTGTTTTGACGCCTTTTCACCCATTGCACCTAATTCCGAGAACGCGCTATTGCGCTCAGCCGCCACTGAAGGCCGAAATGGCGTTGATGACCGCCGGGCCCAGGATCGCAATGAACAAAACGGGGAAGATGAAGAGCAGGAGCGGGAAGAGAACCATCACCGGAAGCTTCATCGCCTTCTCTTCGGCGCGCTGGCGACGCTTCACCCTCATCACCTTGGCCTGGACCCGAAGAACACGGCTGATGGCAATTCCGTAGGTGTCTGCCTGGATGACGGCCTGTACGAAACTTCGAAGTTCCGGGACGTTGGTGCGATCGGCCAGCGCGAGGTACGATTCGCGGCGGCTGCGACCAACCTGCATGTCTTGGAGCGTTCGCACAAGTTCCTCGGCCAGCGGCCCCTTTCCGTTTTCCCCGGCGCGGGCCATGGCACCTTCGAATCCCAGGCCCGCCTCGACCGAAATCAACATTTGATCCATAGTGTTGGCGAGCTCCAGCTGCATCGCCTTTTGCCGTTCCAGTCCCTTGCTGTACAGCATCAGGTCCGGAATAAAATATCCCAGCAGTACCACGAATATCCCGACTAGCTTGATAATCCCGCTTGGACTGTTGCTGCTGATGAACAAACCAAATAGGGCACCAAATAGACCGAGCCCGGGTTTTGCTGCGAGGACACGTCCCAAAGGCAGCGACGGGGGCCGGCCAGCCAAGGATAGAAGTCTGTCCAGCTTCTGGGCATAGCTTCCGGGGGTGAGCCGGTAGCCAAGGCGCTCCAGCACACCGGTTCGGCCCTGTTCCTCGACTTCCGCGACGTCGTGGCCCCGCGTCAGGAGTTCCCGGACCGCTCGTTGTGTTTTGCGATCCGTGGAAAAGAACGACCATCCGAGGTAGGAAAGGGGCAGCGGCACCAGGAGGAGCGACAGCAAGACAAGGGGATCCACGATTCACCTCAAAACTTCAAGTCGATGATCTTGCGCATCCAGAGCCCGCCGATGGTCATGAGGATGGCTGACGACGCGATCATTCCCCACCCAAGCGGATGCGTAAACATCGGCTCCATGTAGCCCGGGTTGACCACCATGAGCATGATGACGATGCCGAACGGAAGCCCCATGAGGATGTATCCCGAGAACTTTCCCTCCGCGGCCAAGGACTTGATGTGGCCTTTGATCTCGCTGCGCTCGCGGATGGTTTCGTTGACCTGGTCCAGGACCTCCGCCAGGTTTCCTCCCACCTCACGGTTGATTTGGATTGCCTGGGCTATCCACACAAAGTCTTCGCTCCGCATTCGGTCGGCCGTGTCGTTAAGCGAGGCTTGGAGATCCCTGCCGAGGCTGGTCTCCGTGATGATGCGGCGCATTTCTTCGGATGTCGGACTGGTTGACTCATTGGCCGCGGCATCGATCGCACGGAGGATGCTGTGGCCGGCCCTCAATCCGCCGGAAAGCAGCTGGAGGGTATCACCGAGCTGGTCATCGAATTTTGCTCGCCTTTTGCCCGCCAGGACCCTGATGACCAGCCGTCCAACCAGGGGTGCCGGGAGAAAGAACAAAACAGCCACCCAGGGCCCGCCGACAATCAGACCGATCAAGGCACCGACGCACGCCCCAGCGATCACGAGTATGACGAAATCCGCTTGGCTCATTCGCAGGCCGGCGTTTTCGAGTTCTTCCCGGCCGAACATCCGAATGTTGCGACGCGCCAGGACGCCATGGAGGACATCGGCCGCCGACCCTGCAAAACGGGTGAGCTGCGAGCCAGGGCCCACTTCGTAGGGCCGCCTCCGATCCATAGGAACCCCAGGGGCTTTGGGCAAGATCACCGCTACCCCGAAGAGCAGGATGG contains:
- a CDS encoding cell wall metabolism sensor histidine kinase WalK — encoded protein: MSEQPFIRTAARFFRKLTPRARLAFCELPLTLIVAGLVIAAPTVWPGLLQNRLFVAGVLLHGILFLSCLLVPWERLAPSASLAIPILDLVALCFTRNGAFSAIPGLITLAIFPVIWLSASGLLSKTSLILSFVGPFLIALPSVVSHLPHPTGSDISSVVLLPLMMFAVAVSIRLAGSNARLQQRRVKQRDHVLRQLLAASRERETLLKTILDTIDVGIVAVDQKGETVLINNQQKAFLQMAMPAEGRPGLAEQDRLVFGQDRRTPLSPEKGPIRRAVEGDTFSDYLVWFGAGTGQRAISTAARGMKNEFDDGFGGAVIVFKDVTDVVDALAAKDELVANVSHEFGSPLTSILGNIDLVLRGSQDLQPETRRDLEVAERNAERLRALVEDLLLSAVAVESVHLRRTDLAGLVENSLVSAQAQADAAHVGLVADVPAPLWANADPLRLGQALDNLVSNAIKYSPGGGLVTVRAERNDGWVRLEVEDTGMGMTTDESTRIFTRFFRTNSARQARIPGVGLGLSITKSIVERHGGSITCNSRPGGGSTFTVALPAGPPLEKSNAGSPALS
- a CDS encoding type II secretion system F family protein, which produces MDPLVLLSLLLVPLPLSYLGWSFFSTDRKTQRAVRELLTRGHDVAEVEEQGRTGVLERLGYRLTPGSYAQKLDRLLSLAGRPPSLPLGRVLAAKPGLGLFGALFGLFISSNSPSGIIKLVGIFVVLLGYFIPDLMLYSKGLERQKAMQLELANTMDQMLISVEAGLGFEGAMARAGENGKGPLAEELVRTLQDMQVGRSRRESYLALADRTNVPELRSFVQAVIQADTYGIAISRVLRVQAKVMRVKRRQRAEEKAMKLPVMVLFPLLLFIFPVLFIAILGPAVINAISAFSGG
- a CDS encoding Hpt domain-containing protein, whose amino-acid sequence is MFNSGFSEVNEEAGPGHTGSADHSNGLPTAHLAKLPILDLAEFQLLEDQVDNPLIARTFAGDFAKLWGIRYEILAAAVERGDSAAALDAILSLRTSSTMVGGVRLARLAAQLEEHIRNSDLREAQPLLKDVAECGHRTVQELKDSYVLRNE
- a CDS encoding type II secretion system F family protein, whose amino-acid sequence is MLLMGMALMLSAILLFGVAVILPKAPGVPMDRRRPYEVGPGSQLTRFAGSAADVLHGVLARRNIRMFGREELENAGLRMSQADFVILVIAGACVGALIGLIVGGPWVAVLFFLPAPLVGRLVIRVLAGKRRAKFDDQLGDTLQLLSGGLRAGHSILRAIDAAANESTSPTSEEMRRIITETSLGRDLQASLNDTADRMRSEDFVWIAQAIQINREVGGNLAEVLDQVNETIRERSEIKGHIKSLAAEGKFSGYILMGLPFGIVIMLMVVNPGYMEPMFTHPLGWGMIASSAILMTIGGLWMRKIIDLKF
- a CDS encoding response regulator transcription factor; this encodes MSEPGVAVVIEDDEDVRNLVDAILKSAGFVVHSAATGREGVEVVRHQHAAVVTLDVGLPDMDGHEVLRQIRQFSDAYVVMLTARRDEPETLTAFLTGADDYVKKPFLPRELRARVTAMMRRPRTEDGLTLPREDHGGVSAASEPARGDLARSGPDNGVITHNGLVLNYKTRTVFLLGSPLTLTRSEFDLLFDLLRVHGEVRTRADLVRAARGDYYDDNSYISEADERAVETHIGNLRRKLREDPQSPRFLQTVRGVGYRLAPRRPD